A segment of the Methanothermococcus thermolithotrophicus DSM 2095 genome:
GAGCTCAGGGAGGGAAGTACCAACTGCAACTAGTGTAAATCCAATAATCTTTTCTGAGATTCCTAAGTAGCTTGCAATGTTTCTTGCACCTTCAACAAATAGGTGACTTCCAAAAACAACTGAAGCCAACCCAACTACAAGAAAAACAACGGCTTTAACTGTACTTATGGATGTATCGACTTCTTCTTCACAAGCCCCTCCATTCTTAATGGTGTGCTTTAGGTAATAAAATAACAATAGGAGAAGCAAAATGCCATCTATTCTTGAAAATCCGTTGTATCCAAGTATGGTTATTATTATCGTGAATATTAAATACAAATAGCTGTTGGTTATAATTGGTTTACTCTTTACCATAACCGGATATATTAAAACACTAATACCCAATACAAGCCCAATGTTTGCTATACAGCTACCTAAGGCGTTTCCTATAGCAATATCTGGCGAATTTGTATATGCCGCATAGATGCTTGTAACGATCTCAGGTAGGGAAGTTCCAAATGCCACTACCGTAGCTCCAATTACAAAATTTGAAATATCTAGATATTTTGCTATTCTGGAGCTACCCACTATAAACCAGTCACTTCCATAGGATAACAGTATCAAACCAGATAAAAGTAAAATTATTCCATCTATCATGTTTACACCTAAAAAAAATAGAAAATATAGTGGTGTGCATTACTTACTTAACTAACGAATACGGGTATTTTATTTAATCACAAACATACATTGTTATTAAATGGGCTTATTTATTAAACTATTCAATTATAATATATTGATTAGTTTATTGAATTGCACACCACTCTAAATAAAATTGAATTAATAGTACAAATTGTATGATTTAAACTTTTCTGCCATATTCATGGTTTCTCCAAAACCCTTGCCAATACCGTATCCTAAGTTGTACACTACACCAAATAAACCTAAAGAATCTGCTGGATTGTATTCAACAGTTTTTGGAGAACTTATGTTTGCCAGCCTAGCAGCTGCATTAATGGCGTCTTCCTCGGTTCCTACCTCGTCCACTAAACCAACTTTTTGAGCATCCGATCCACTGTATATCTTACCATCGGCTACCTTTAAAGTTTCGTTTAGTGTCATGTTTCTATTTTCTGCAACCCATTTAACAAAGTCTAGGTAGGTTTCATTTATCATTTTTTCCAAGTATGCCTTTTCTTCAGGAGTCATTGGTCTGTATGGTGACCCTATGTCTTTATATTCCCCGGCCTTTATAACTGTTGCATTTACACCGAGTTTTTCCATTAAACCATAATAATGAACAATATCCATCCTTACCCCAATACTACCTACAATAGAGTGCTTTTCAGCTACGATGTAATCAGTAGAAGCTGCTGCCATGTACGAACCAGATGCTCCTAAAGTTTCAATGTATGCCACAACGGTCTTTTTTTCAGAGACTTCCTTTATCTTTCTTGCAAGTTTCTCACTTGCTATAACTTCTCCACCTGGTGAATTAATCCTTAAAATCACCGCATCAATATTGTCGTTATTTTCGGCTTCTTCCAATAAATTGATATAGTCATTTACATCAGGTTGAATCTCACCAAATAATCCTGAATCCTCAGTCTTTGAAACTATCATATCGTCAAGATTTATAACGGCAATGTTTCCGTCCCCAAAATCTGATTCAGACGACAATATCATTAAAATGCCGCCAAGTATCAATGCAATAACCGCTACAAAGGCTATTAACGAGAACGCATATATTTTCTTCATACCAACACACCAACATTATACGTCGTTTTTGTCGTTTAGTTGAATAATCATAGATTATTCAACTCTCGATGAAAATCTTTGATTTGCTTCAATTCCTGTAGCTTTGCTACAGTAGATTGACGAAATATTTTTAAAGTATTCTATAGTTACCTGGAGATGGCTCATATACTTCTCCATCCTCTTTTAATTCGGAGAGCAAATCATCTAGCTCATCCTCATCTATCTTTAATTTTTCTAAAAGTTCTTCATATGAGATCTCATCATTTTCTCTTATTATATCCAATATTAAGTCTTTAGTATCAAATTCGCCATAAAGATCTTCTAAAACTTCATTTTCTATTGATTTTTCAGCATCCATGGCTCCTTCGTAGGATGGTGTTTCTTCATCCTTTAGGTATTTTCTTGTTTTTTCTATTTCTATATTTCTTAATTCCCTCCATTTCTCCCTATTTTCGTTTCTCTTTTTATAAATTTCCAGGGCGATGTATTTCTGACCTTCATACTCTCCGACTCTGCCTATTACATCTAAAAAATCTCCATCATTAATATCTGTAGATTTATTTTCAAAATCTTTAACTAATATACCATCTAATTCAAATGTTGTAATGTTTGAAATATTGACATTTTTAACTTCCCCCAGTACTCTTACCCTGTGTATTCTTTTATTTTCTATTGTAATTGTTTTTCCAACAACTTCATTTTCCAAGAACTCTTCAGGATGAATCTTATAAGCCACATATCTCATCATTTTTTCACCAATTTAATTTAAACATTTATACAATATAACACAGCCAGCATATGGTTTACATTTAATTACTTCTAACTTTTTATCTATTGTTCTTCCAGCTCATCCTCATCTACAATTACACCGTTTTTGGTTCTAGGTGCAATATCCTTTATTATCTTCATTAAGTCCTCCCCTTCTTCTGCAATTATTTTTATTTTCATTCCACCGTGGATATCTTCATCGAAATTTAGGTTATTTACAAATGCCGCCTGTTTGTTTATTTTGAATGTTGTTAAATATGGTTCAGAATGTTTCTTTCTTATACCTTTTTCTAGTATCATTCTTGCAGTATCTAGTATGGCCTGACTTCTTATAAGTTCTTTAAACCTACTTATGTCAGTGGCTTCCCCTAGAATATATTTTTCATCTTCTTCTATCGCAATTTTTACATCGGGAAAAATGTTAACCATAGCCTTTTTGATTTTTTCTATGTCTTCCGTTGGTTTTATTCTGGTTTTTATTTTAATAATCATGGTATCACCTAATCAAGTTAGAATAATTTCTCCATTATTTCCAGTGCTTTTTCTATGTCCTCATACTTTGTAGCATACGAGAATCTAACATTATTCTCCCCGTTTTTACCAAAGGCAATACCTGGAACGCATAATATTTTATTCTCAATGAGTTTTTGAGCAACTTCCATTCCAGAGCCGTGTTCACCAACATTTGGAAATACATAGAAAGCCCCTTCAGGAATTACAACATCAAAGAAGTTTTTCAAACCATTTACTATTAAGTCCCTTCTTCTCCTAAATTCCTTTACCATATCTTCAACACACTTTTGACTACCTTCTAAAGCAGCCAGAGCTCCGTACTGGGCAAAGGATGTAGCACATGCAAAACCGTACTGATGTACTTTGACCATGTTTTCGATTATATCGTATTTCTCATTTAAATTGTCGTTAACTGCCAAATAACCTATTCTCCAGCCAGTCATTGAGTGGGATTTTGAAAATCCATTTATTAAAATACAGTTATCGGTAAATTCCATAGGAGAGTGGTGTTTTTTGTCGTAAATTATTTTTTCGTAAATTTCGTCTGAAATTATAACAATATCCTTATCTTCGGCTATTTCACAAATTGCCTTTATCTCTTCCTTATCCATGACCCTTCCAGTTGGATTGGATGGTGAATTTAATATGATACACTTTGTTTTATCGGATATACTGTTTTTAATTTCTTCAATATCTAACTTAAACTCCTCATCAAGGTTCATTGGAACTATTTTCCCTTCGTAGAGCTGAGTTAGTGATTTATATGAAACAAAACCTGGATCTGGAATCAAAACTTCGTCCCCCTTGTTTACAAGAGCCATGACCGACAACATAAGAGCTTCAGAAGCTCCGCATGTAACCATAATATTGTTTAAATCTACATCCAAGTTGTTGTCATTTTTTAACTTTTTACATATGGCTTCCCTAAGTTCTGGAATTCCATTGTTTGGGGTGTAATGGGTTTTACCTTCATCTAAAGCTTTTTTTGCAGCATCTATTACATGTTTTGGAGTATCAAAATCTGGTTCTCCTATCCCTAAATTTATCGAGCTCTCAGTAGCCATGTTGAATATTTTTCTTATCTCTGAAGGTTCTATATTTTTACATCTGTTTGAAATCATAAACATCTCACCGTAAATATTATGAAAATTATAAAAGCTATGAAACTATACGCTTCATAAAATAGTATGATTAAAAGATATATTAAATTTTGTAGAAAAATAATTATTTTAATTTATTTCTTTTAAATAGTTTTTAACAATATTTTCAAGTTCTTTATTATATTTTAAGGACAATACATATTTAGATATTGGATATTTTCTAATTAAATAAATATAATCTCCATTCTTTTTATATCCTTCAAAATTTTTCCAATATTCCATCCCTCCGTTTAAAAGGATACCTTTATCACAAATATCTATTTTTCTCATCCTTAGTTTTTCAAAACTAAATACGATTAATAGCAGGATTATAGTATAAATTGACATAGATATTATGAAAATTGATGAAATTGCAAAGAGCACCATAATAGCTAAAAACTCCTTATTTTTCCTTAAATTATACTTCATATTTTCCAACATGTCAATTTCTGTTGAATAAAGGACTTTCCACGATTTCTTAGCTTTTTTATAATTTCGATAATAAATAATGCCCACAATTGTAGGTATTGCAAAACATAAAAAAATTATCGATAGTAAAAATACATCTATACCAAACAAATCCATAATTCTCCCAATTTAATCCATTTCTTTTAAATAATTCTTAATAATATTTTCGAGCTCACCTTCATTTAATAAATAAATATCGCCGACCACCCAAGCGATATATTTTGGTCTCAATACAACATACTCCCCCTTTTTTAAATATCCTTTAAAATTATTCCAACACCAAACAAGTTTTTTATTACTAAGAATACCTTTATCGCTTATTTGTACTTCAATAAATTTTTTCTTATTGACAGCATGTTCAAGAACCAATATCGAAAATACTAGAATTACTACTGCTCCAAAATTAAGCACAACTGACAAAACAACCTCAGATCCATGATAATACTCCATAATATTTCTAATAAGTATGATCAAATTAAATATCAATGCAAAATAAATAATCTTTCTATTTGATTTTAAGTTAAGTTTTCTGTTCATTTTGGCATTGTACAATATGTTAGCTGTTTTAGAGATTTTTTTAAATTTTTGTATTTTAACAATAATATATATAATTAAAAATAACAACACAACTACTGCAAACAAAATATAAATTTCCACAATACCACCGTTCTATTTACCCCATTCTTTGAATATTTTTTAGATGCTATTTCAATAAATATTTATATGTAAAAATTATAATGATTAATCATTATAATATTGATTTTATCATCTTGTTAATATTATTTATATGGTGGAACAATGCTCGAAGATATCGTTTTAATACTTGCTTCAATAGGCATAATTCTCGCCTCAATAAGGCTTTGGATTGAAAAAGACGGAAAAAACATGGTCTATGCAAGGTTGCATATCGCAGGAGTTATTGACATAGCTTGTATTGTTATACTTCTGGTTTTAAATCAACCATTATTGGCTTTAATTTACTTAGTACTCTGTCCATTTGCAGCTCACGCAATTGCCAACGCCGATTATTACGATGAGCTAAACAAGAATAGGGTGGAAAAATGAGCATATACTTGGAAATATTTATAATGGCCATTGTATTGATGTCATACATCGGAGCTCTAATTCAAAAGGACTTGATTAAATGTGTAGTTTTAACGGGTTTGGGCGGTTTAGGACTTGCGTATATTTTTAGTTCGTTACTTGCTCCAGATGTTGCATTAACTGAAGCAATACTTGGTGGGGCTGTTTTACCTGCATTTTTTGCATTTACGGTTAGAAGAACCCAGAGAATGGATGAATGAATTTAACATTTTAAAAAATAAATAATAGGGCCATATAAGAAATAAAATTATAAAAATAGCTTTATTTTATTTTTTCTCGTTATAGATTCCTTCGTACTCTCCGTTAACTTCGTTACATTCAACAAAAACTATTTGAGCAATTCTGGCGTTTTTATAAACTGTAATAGGATTTAAAACATGCATTAAATAGGTTGGATAACCTTCGTATCCCGGGTCATGAACTGCGGTGTAAAGTGTTGCCCCCATTCTCAACAAGCTACTTCTTGGATAGGCAAAACCTCCTGCATTGTTAGGTACCTTTATCCTATCTGCAACCTTTACTGCATAAATTCCAACACCTAAATCGATTTTTTCATCCTTTTCAGAGTCAAAAATTTCAACATGTTCAGGGAGCTCTCTTTTTTCATTTGTAAAATCGATGGTTCCTTTCCCAACAATCTTGTAGATTTTTCCAACTCTTAAATCGATTCCACACTGCTGGATTTGAATATCATCTTTAACTTCAATAAAATTTTTTGATATTTTTGCTCCGATGATCATAATTTTCCTCCTTTGATTTCTTGACGAAAACCAAAGGTTTTCGTGAGTCAATAATCACCTTGTGATTTGTCTCGAGTTTAAAGTTTTTACCACTTTTTCCTCCTTTTTATAAACAAAAGCTCCTCTCTCAACATCTTCGCCTATCAAACAATTTGCTCCAATCCAGCAGTTGCTTCCTACTTTAACCCCTGGCATAAATGAGACCTGAACACCTGTTTTTACATTATCTCCCATTACGACCCCTAATTTTCTAACACTCTCGACCTTATCTCCTTTTATATTCACTTTAACAGGTTTGTCATCAAATCTAAGGTTGGCGGTTATTGTGTTACATCCAAAGTTGCAGTTTTCTCCGATTATGCTATCTCCAACATACGATAAGTGCGGTATTTTGGTATTTTTCATTATGATGCTTCCCTTAACTTCAGAAGAGTTTCCAACAAAGGTATTTTCCATTAAAACAGTATTTGGTCTTATATAAGCTAAAGGTCCCACTATGGCTCCTTTTTTAATTATTGCCGGTCCTTCTATTACACTATTTGCCTTTACGGTTGCTCCCTCTTCTATAATTACATTTCCTTCAACAACCACGTTTTTCCCGATTTCTCCCTTTATATT
Coding sequences within it:
- a CDS encoding deoxyuridine 5'-triphosphate nucleotidohydrolase, which codes for MTHENLWFSSRNQRRKIMIIGAKISKNFIEVKDDIQIQQCGIDLRVGKIYKIVGKGTIDFTNEKRELPEHVEIFDSEKDEKIDLGVGIYAVKVADRIKVPNNAGGFAYPRSSLLRMGATLYTAVHDPGYEGYPTYLMHVLNPITVYKNARIAQIVFVECNEVNGEYEGIYNEKK
- a CDS encoding cation:proton antiporter (subunit G of antiporter complex involved in resistance to high concentrations of Na+, K+, Li+ and/or alkali), with product MLEDIVLILASIGIILASIRLWIEKDGKNMVYARLHIAGVIDIACIVILLVLNQPLLALIYLVLCPFAAHAIANADYYDELNKNRVEK
- a CDS encoding DUF4040 domain-containing protein — its product is MSIYLEIFIMAIVLMSYIGALIQKDLIKCVVLTGLGGLGLAYIFSSLLAPDVALTEAILGGAVLPAFFAFTVRRTQRMDE
- a CDS encoding RNA-binding domain-containing protein — translated: MIIKIKTRIKPTEDIEKIKKAMVNIFPDVKIAIEEDEKYILGEATDISRFKELIRSQAILDTARMILEKGIRKKHSEPYLTTFKINKQAAFVNNLNFDEDIHGGMKIKIIAEEGEDLMKIIKDIAPRTKNGVIVDEDELEEQ
- a CDS encoding pyridoxal phosphate-dependent aminotransferase, with the protein product MISNRCKNIEPSEIRKIFNMATESSINLGIGEPDFDTPKHVIDAAKKALDEGKTHYTPNNGIPELREAICKKLKNDNNLDVDLNNIMVTCGASEALMLSVMALVNKGDEVLIPDPGFVSYKSLTQLYEGKIVPMNLDEEFKLDIEEIKNSISDKTKCIILNSPSNPTGRVMDKEEIKAICEIAEDKDIVIISDEIYEKIIYDKKHHSPMEFTDNCILINGFSKSHSMTGWRIGYLAVNDNLNEKYDIIENMVKVHQYGFACATSFAQYGALAALEGSQKCVEDMVKEFRRRRDLIVNGLKNFFDVVIPEGAFYVFPNVGEHGSGMEVAQKLIENKILCVPGIAFGKNGENNVRFSYATKYEDIEKALEIMEKLF
- the sppA gene encoding signal peptide peptidase SppA, producing MKKIYAFSLIAFVAVIALILGGILMILSSESDFGDGNIAVINLDDMIVSKTEDSGLFGEIQPDVNDYINLLEEAENNDNIDAVILRINSPGGEVIASEKLARKIKEVSEKKTVVAYIETLGASGSYMAAASTDYIVAEKHSIVGSIGVRMDIVHYYGLMEKLGVNATVIKAGEYKDIGSPYRPMTPEEKAYLEKMINETYLDFVKWVAENRNMTLNETLKVADGKIYSGSDAQKVGLVDEVGTEEDAINAAARLANISSPKTVEYNPADSLGLFGVVYNLGYGIGKGFGETMNMAEKFKSYNLYY
- a CDS encoding calcium/sodium antiporter encodes the protein MIDGIILLLSGLILLSYGSDWFIVGSSRIAKYLDISNFVIGATVVAFGTSLPEIVTSIYAAYTNSPDIAIGNALGSCIANIGLVLGISVLIYPVMVKSKPIITNSYLYLIFTIIITILGYNGFSRIDGILLLLLLFYYLKHTIKNGGACEEEVDTSISTVKAVVFLVVGLASVVFGSHLFVEGARNIASYLGISEKIIGFTLVAVGTSLPELAVSISAARRKLGDIILGNVVGSNMANICGALALSSVITDLPSVKFELAINIILVTLMVLFMNKSKIKLSKLNKIHRLEGLILLAIYFIFIVKLTGIF